One genomic window of Podarcis muralis chromosome 9, rPodMur119.hap1.1, whole genome shotgun sequence includes the following:
- the LOC144328887 gene encoding putative CENPB DNA-binding domain-containing protein 1 translates to MGPKKTAAAVAGERKKEKVTLEMKKEIIRKHDGRMRVTDIAREYGRNPSTIGTILKMREKILATDAAKGVTRIVKNRPAVLEEVEKLLLIWIEEKQRAGDTVSEAVICEKAKALHADLIREQPGTSGEPEVFKASRGWFDRFKTRSGIHSVVRHGEAASSDVPAAEDFAAEFLEVVSSKELRDICQKWKDVQAFAQWHHPDKDLTRDLANTFDTRVMSSFREVLKRRMKQQTMDRFLSKKQRVEEEPSLSGPPES, encoded by the coding sequence atgggacccaagaagactgctgctgcggtggccggcgagaggaagaaggagaaggtgacgctggaaatgaagaaggagatcatccggaagcacgacggcagaatgcgtgtgacggacatcgccagggagtacgggaggaatccatcaaccatcgggaccatcctgaagatgagggagaagatcctggcgactgatgcagccaagggagtcaccaggatcgtgaagaaccgcccagctgttctggaggaggtcgagaagttgctgctcatctggatagaagagaagcagcgtgcaggggacacagtgtctgaggccgtcatttgtgagaaggccaaggccttgcacgctgacctcatccgggaacagccaggaacctcaggcgagccagaagtcttcaaggcaagcagaggttggtttgaccggttcaagacaagatctggcatccacagcgtggtcaggcatggagaggctgccagttctgatgttcctgcggctgaagactttgcagcggagttcctggaggttgtgtcctccaaagaactgagggacatttgccagaagtggaaagatgtgcaggcttttgcacagtggcaccaccctgacaaggacctgacacgtgaccttgcgaacacttttgatacgagggtcatgtcgtctttcagggaggtgctgaaaaggcggatgaagcagcagactatggacaggttcttgagcaagaagcaaagagtggaagaggagccttctttgagtggtcccccagagtcttag